The following are encoded in a window of Brevibacillus sp. DP1.3A genomic DNA:
- a CDS encoding AMP-binding protein, giving the protein MSNAKPWIANYPPETAPSLDYPRVPLTHFLEQSAAMYPDSNAIYFMGKSITYRELLQLSYQFANALIKRGVKKGDRVAIMLPNTPQAVISYYGALFAGAIVVMTNPLYTERELIHQMNDSGAETIITLDLLYKRVTQVRASTSLQRIIITSIGDFLPLLKKWLYPFVQKKQGQNPQVTYSADIEPFLSVLKESATKPVEVPVDPTQDIALLQYTGGTTGVAKGVMLTHANLIANAVQCQAVLYKLKKGQERILCVLPLFHVYGMTTVMNKGICIAAEIILVPKFDVKQIFEMIDKRKPTLFPGAPTMYIGLINHPDLKKHDLSSIDACVSGSAPLPIEVKLKFEELTGGKLVEGYGMTEASPVTHSNPIWEKGITGSIGMPWPDTDCRIVDTATGEAMPQGEVGELAVKGPQVMLGYWNRPEDTAAVLKDGWFLTGDMGYMDDNGYFYIVDRKKDMIIAGGFNIYPREVEEVLFEHPAIQEAAVIGVPDPYRGETVKAYVVFKDGQLASEEDLEAHCRQRLAAYKIPRQYEIRTDLPKTMVGKVLRRQLQEEDKKKREAQEEIKTS; this is encoded by the coding sequence ATGTCAAATGCCAAGCCTTGGATTGCCAATTACCCGCCCGAAACTGCGCCGTCATTGGATTACCCCCGTGTTCCTTTGACGCATTTTCTGGAGCAGTCTGCAGCTATGTATCCAGACAGTAACGCGATCTATTTCATGGGAAAAAGCATTACGTATCGAGAGCTTTTGCAGTTGTCATACCAATTTGCCAATGCATTGATCAAGCGCGGTGTAAAGAAAGGCGACCGCGTGGCGATTATGCTGCCAAATACTCCTCAAGCCGTCATCAGCTACTACGGAGCGCTTTTTGCAGGCGCGATCGTGGTCATGACCAACCCGCTGTATACCGAGCGAGAATTGATTCACCAAATGAACGATTCAGGCGCCGAGACCATCATCACACTGGATTTGTTGTACAAACGTGTTACCCAAGTCCGTGCATCTACCTCACTTCAACGAATCATCATCACAAGCATTGGCGATTTCCTTCCCTTATTGAAAAAATGGCTATATCCGTTCGTGCAGAAGAAACAAGGACAAAATCCGCAGGTTACATACAGCGCAGATATTGAGCCTTTTCTTTCTGTATTAAAAGAAAGCGCTACCAAGCCTGTTGAAGTACCAGTCGATCCGACCCAGGACATCGCACTCCTCCAGTATACAGGGGGGACAACAGGTGTTGCCAAAGGCGTCATGCTGACGCACGCCAACCTCATTGCGAATGCAGTCCAGTGCCAAGCGGTCCTTTACAAGCTGAAAAAGGGACAGGAACGGATTCTGTGTGTGCTCCCACTGTTCCACGTGTATGGGATGACTACCGTGATGAACAAAGGCATTTGTATCGCAGCAGAAATTATTCTCGTTCCCAAATTCGACGTGAAACAAATATTTGAAATGATTGATAAACGGAAGCCTACTCTTTTCCCAGGGGCACCCACCATGTATATCGGTCTCATCAACCACCCGGACTTGAAGAAGCATGATCTTTCTTCCATCGACGCATGTGTCAGTGGATCAGCCCCGTTGCCGATCGAAGTCAAGCTCAAATTTGAGGAGTTGACGGGCGGCAAGCTGGTCGAGGGTTACGGGATGACGGAGGCTTCTCCTGTAACACATTCTAATCCCATTTGGGAAAAAGGCATTACCGGAAGCATCGGAATGCCATGGCCAGATACGGATTGCCGAATTGTGGATACGGCAACAGGAGAAGCGATGCCCCAAGGCGAGGTCGGGGAGTTGGCCGTAAAAGGACCCCAAGTCATGCTCGGCTATTGGAATCGCCCAGAAGATACCGCTGCCGTATTGAAGGATGGCTGGTTTTTGACGGGAGATATGGGCTATATGGACGACAACGGCTATTTCTATATCGTAGATCGCAAAAAAGACATGATAATTGCCGGTGGCTTCAATATTTATCCGCGCGAAGTAGAAGAAGTGCTGTTTGAGCATCCCGCCATCCAGGAGGCAGCAGTCATCGGTGTCCCAGATCCGTACCGGGGCGAAACAGTCAAAGCATACGTCGTATTCAAGGATGGACAGCTCGCGAGTGAAGAGGATCTAGAAGCGCATTGCAGACAGAGACTTGCCGCCTATAAGATTCCGAGACAATACGAGATTCGTACAGATTTGCCCAAAACCATGGTCGGAAAAGTATTACGTCGTCAATTACAAGAAGAAGACAAGAAGAAAAGAGAAGCCCAGGAAGAAATCAAAACGAGCTAG
- a CDS encoding ABC transporter ATP-binding protein codes for MLNIQNLTTSYGQIKAIRGITLEVPEGKIVSLIGANGAGKTTTMRTIAGQLKPEAGTITFCGQRIEGSRPHQIVKAGLALVPEGRAILGKMTVLENLEMGAFQRNDAQGIKDDMEKMMIWFPILKERLSQLGGTMSGGQQQMLAIARALMSRPKLLLLDEPSMGLAPIVVSDIFKVIKEINAEGTTVLIVEQNVKQALKIADYGYVLEAGQIVLDGTGESLLNDERVKEAYLGGRKH; via the coding sequence ATGCTGAACATACAAAACTTGACGACCTCCTACGGTCAAATCAAGGCAATTCGTGGGATCACGCTGGAAGTGCCTGAGGGCAAAATCGTCTCGCTAATCGGGGCGAACGGAGCGGGGAAAACCACAACCATGCGTACGATCGCAGGTCAACTGAAGCCTGAAGCAGGGACGATTACGTTTTGTGGTCAACGTATAGAGGGTTCGAGACCTCATCAGATCGTAAAAGCCGGACTGGCTTTGGTACCAGAAGGGCGTGCGATCCTCGGGAAGATGACCGTGCTGGAAAACCTGGAGATGGGTGCATTCCAGCGCAACGATGCACAAGGAATCAAGGACGACATGGAAAAGATGATGATCTGGTTCCCTATCCTCAAGGAACGGCTTTCTCAATTGGGAGGGACGATGTCTGGCGGTCAGCAGCAAATGCTAGCCATTGCCCGCGCATTGATGTCTCGACCGAAGCTGCTACTTTTGGACGAGCCGTCGATGGGTTTGGCTCCCATTGTGGTGTCGGACATTTTCAAGGTGATCAAAGAAATCAATGCGGAAGGTACAACCGTCCTCATCGTGGAGCAAAATGTCAAACAGGCCCTCAAAATCGCTGATTACGGGTATGTACTGGAGGCAGGGCAAATCGTATTGGACGGTACAGGAGAATCATTGTTAAACGACGAGCGTGTAAAAGAGGCATATTTGGGCGGTCGCAAGCACTAG
- a CDS encoding enoyl-CoA hydratase, translating to MASHWNVEIVDRVATVTISNPPANALSQAVLGQLSELLDQWENNDEIKAIVLTGEGRFFIAGADIKEFTQLNRDNAEELAKKGQALFNRLETFPKPIVAAINGACLGGGLELALACHIRFAAPEAKLGLPELNLGLIPGYGGTQRLPRLVGRGKATQMILTSEMIGGEEALRIGLVEAVYPVEQLLAEAQKLAAVFASKSAITLKLALASIHNTTELSLSQGLEQEAKLFGDAFATEDVKEGVTAFLEKRKPQFADR from the coding sequence ATGGCGTCGCATTGGAATGTAGAAATCGTTGATCGCGTTGCTACGGTTACGATTAGCAACCCGCCTGCTAACGCACTCAGTCAAGCAGTACTCGGTCAATTGAGTGAACTTTTGGACCAGTGGGAAAATAACGATGAAATCAAAGCAATCGTTTTGACTGGCGAAGGTCGGTTTTTCATTGCAGGAGCGGACATCAAAGAATTTACCCAACTGAATCGGGATAATGCGGAAGAACTGGCGAAGAAGGGTCAAGCATTGTTCAATCGCTTGGAAACGTTCCCGAAGCCAATCGTTGCAGCAATTAACGGTGCTTGCCTTGGGGGAGGATTGGAGCTTGCGTTGGCATGCCATATCCGCTTTGCAGCACCTGAAGCCAAACTCGGGCTGCCTGAGTTGAATCTCGGACTCATTCCTGGCTACGGTGGTACGCAACGTCTACCACGTCTGGTTGGTCGTGGCAAAGCGACACAAATGATTCTTACATCTGAGATGATCGGTGGCGAGGAAGCTCTGCGTATCGGTCTTGTGGAAGCGGTTTATCCCGTAGAGCAGTTGCTTGCAGAAGCGCAAAAGCTGGCGGCTGTTTTCGCAAGTAAGAGCGCGATTACCCTGAAGCTTGCCCTAGCGTCCATCCATAACACAACGGAGCTTTCGTTGTCACAAGGCTTGGAGCAAGAAGCAAAGCTATTTGGCGATGCATTCGCGACGGAGGACGTAAAAGAAGGCGTGACTGCTTTTCTCGAGAAGCGCAAGCCGCAATTCGCAGATCGGTAG
- a CDS encoding electron transfer flavoprotein subunit beta/FixA family protein, with the protein MNIVVVLKQTFDTEEKIVIQNGQISEDGVEFIINPYDEYAVEEAIKLKEDHGGEVTVISVGPDRAESALRTALAMGADKAVLVDDESLFGDEFTIAKVLAAVAKKVGFDIIIGGQMAVDSGAGQGGPRLAEELGINHVSTAVKLEVDGTNVRVERDVEGDLEVVETSLPVLITAQQGLNEPRYPSLPGIMKAKKKPLDRLGADDLGITADEVKAKTEIVDQTLPPKKQAGRILSGELAAQTSELVQLLRNEAKVI; encoded by the coding sequence ATGAATATCGTGGTTGTGTTGAAACAAACGTTTGACACAGAAGAAAAAATCGTCATCCAAAACGGACAAATTTCCGAAGATGGCGTTGAATTCATCATTAATCCCTACGATGAGTACGCTGTAGAAGAGGCGATCAAGCTCAAGGAAGATCACGGCGGCGAAGTAACCGTAATCAGCGTCGGCCCAGACCGTGCTGAAAGTGCACTGCGCACTGCTTTGGCAATGGGAGCAGACAAGGCTGTTTTGGTGGATGACGAGTCTCTGTTCGGAGACGAATTCACGATCGCCAAAGTATTGGCTGCAGTAGCGAAAAAGGTTGGCTTCGATATCATCATTGGTGGACAAATGGCTGTAGACTCCGGGGCTGGCCAAGGCGGTCCTCGTCTGGCAGAAGAACTGGGAATTAACCATGTATCGACTGCTGTGAAGCTAGAGGTGGACGGGACGAACGTACGCGTAGAGCGCGATGTAGAAGGGGACCTGGAAGTTGTGGAGACGAGCCTTCCTGTTTTGATTACGGCTCAGCAAGGACTCAACGAGCCGCGCTATCCTTCTCTCCCAGGTATTATGAAAGCGAAGAAAAAACCATTGGATAGACTCGGCGCAGACGATTTGGGAATTACTGCGGATGAGGTAAAAGCAAAGACAGAAATCGTCGATCAGACATTGCCTCCGAAAAAGCAGGCGGGTCGCATTCTCTCTGGCGAATTGGCAGCTCAAACGTCGGAATTGGTGCAACTGTTGCGCAATGAAGCGAAAGTGATCTAA
- a CDS encoding branched-chain amino acid ABC transporter permease produces MQTLDILNPYNLQVLTFILLNSILAISIYITLSTGQLSLGHAGFMSIGAFTASILTKQADMPLFIAIIIGGLAAGLIALLIGAPTLKLHGLYLAIATLGFGEVIRVIFLNMEITNGALGLTGLQSIGNYLYDFEKAMGLKAQTFGISVMQMKSLSTFVFMLLLFAFVLFLTLRLNRSRLGRAFEAIKADETAARAMGLQVNYYKMLAFVIGSILAGVCGGLFAHITTTITPDDFNYHKVVEILSYAVIGGSEVVWGPLFGALVLTALPEVLRGLAEYKMLMYGLIMVGVMAFRPHGLIGADTFQKLFKRRRGKSSDKEAKGGV; encoded by the coding sequence GTGCAGACATTGGACATTCTCAATCCATATAACTTACAGGTACTGACTTTTATCTTGTTAAACAGTATTTTAGCGATCAGTATTTACATTACGCTCTCGACGGGCCAGCTTTCCTTGGGCCATGCGGGCTTTATGAGCATTGGTGCTTTTACGGCGAGTATTTTGACAAAGCAAGCGGACATGCCTCTGTTTATCGCCATCATAATCGGAGGACTGGCGGCTGGGCTGATTGCACTCTTGATCGGTGCTCCGACATTGAAGCTCCATGGCTTGTACCTGGCTATTGCTACGCTTGGCTTTGGTGAAGTGATCCGCGTTATTTTTCTTAATATGGAAATTACGAATGGCGCCCTCGGATTGACCGGACTTCAATCGATTGGCAATTACTTGTACGATTTTGAAAAAGCAATGGGGTTAAAAGCGCAAACCTTTGGTATTTCGGTCATGCAAATGAAGTCATTATCGACCTTTGTGTTTATGCTGCTCCTGTTTGCCTTCGTTCTTTTCCTGACGCTGCGTTTGAACCGTTCGCGTCTTGGGCGTGCTTTTGAAGCGATCAAAGCAGATGAAACGGCGGCACGAGCGATGGGATTGCAAGTCAACTATTATAAAATGCTTGCTTTTGTGATCGGTTCAATTTTGGCAGGGGTGTGTGGAGGATTGTTCGCTCACATTACGACGACCATTACGCCAGATGATTTTAACTACCATAAAGTTGTAGAGATTCTGTCTTATGCCGTGATCGGAGGTAGCGAAGTCGTATGGGGACCGCTGTTTGGTGCCTTGGTTCTCACGGCATTGCCAGAGGTACTGCGTGGTTTGGCCGAGTACAAAATGCTCATGTACGGTTTGATCATGGTCGGTGTAATGGCGTTCCGCCCGCATGGCTTGATCGGTGCCGACACGTTCCAGAAGCTGTTCAAGCGTCGTCGGGGCAAGTCATCGGATAAGGAAGCGAAGGGGGGAGTATAG
- a CDS encoding DUF2164 domain-containing protein: MPTKLTREQMEYLVHQVQRYFIEERSETLGNLETEELIAFFSKELGPFYYNQGVQDSRKLLMERMSSLEDELYVLEKPIHKNK; the protein is encoded by the coding sequence ATGCCAACCAAATTGACGAGAGAGCAAATGGAATATCTTGTTCATCAAGTACAGCGCTATTTTATAGAAGAACGGTCGGAGACACTCGGCAATTTGGAGACGGAAGAGTTGATTGCCTTTTTTTCAAAGGAGCTCGGCCCCTTCTATTACAATCAAGGGGTACAAGACAGCCGCAAGCTGCTGATGGAACGAATGAGTTCCTTAGAAGATGAACTGTATGTATTGGAAAAGCCAATCCACAAGAACAAATAG
- the trxA gene encoding thioredoxin has translation MKFKEVTSMAIVNATDQNFSQEVEQGGTVLVDFWAPWCGPCKMIAPVLEQIDGEVGSQLKIVKVNVDDNPDSAGRFGVMSIPTLIVFKDGQPVDKVIGFQPKEALMATVGKHL, from the coding sequence TTGAAATTCAAGGAGGTAACTTCTATGGCAATTGTAAATGCTACCGACCAAAACTTTTCCCAGGAAGTAGAGCAAGGCGGTACAGTCCTGGTTGACTTCTGGGCTCCATGGTGCGGCCCTTGCAAAATGATCGCTCCTGTACTGGAGCAAATCGACGGTGAAGTGGGCTCCCAGCTCAAAATCGTCAAAGTAAACGTGGATGACAACCCAGATTCTGCTGGTCGTTTTGGCGTAATGTCTATCCCAACACTGATCGTATTCAAAGACGGTCAACCAGTTGACAAAGTGATCGGCTTCCAACCAAAAGAAGCGCTCATGGCAACTGTAGGCAAACATCTGTAA
- a CDS encoding TetR/AcrR family transcriptional regulator → MAKKTGEKYQAIIDAAVRVIAKQGYYSAQVSKIAKEAKVADGTIYLYFENKDDILISLFNEKMGLFVETNRKRISEATTIEQKLYVLIHAHLSQLSMDHDLAKVTQIELRQSSPIISEGIGNVMKQYFNLIDEVIVEGMEQGVFRSDLEVRITRKMIFGTLDEVTTSWVMKQCKYDLVSYVDSIHNLFLLGMKGKE, encoded by the coding sequence ATGGCAAAGAAAACGGGGGAAAAGTATCAAGCCATTATTGATGCTGCTGTTCGAGTAATCGCCAAACAGGGCTATTACAGTGCCCAGGTATCGAAAATTGCGAAAGAGGCGAAGGTAGCAGACGGCACCATATACCTCTATTTTGAAAACAAGGATGATATTTTGATTTCACTGTTTAACGAAAAGATGGGCCTGTTTGTGGAGACAAACCGCAAACGCATTTCGGAAGCGACGACCATTGAGCAAAAGCTGTATGTACTCATTCATGCACACTTGAGCCAGCTATCTATGGACCATGATCTGGCAAAAGTGACGCAAATCGAGCTACGCCAATCCAGTCCGATCATTAGTGAAGGAATCGGCAACGTGATGAAGCAGTATTTCAACCTCATTGACGAAGTGATCGTAGAGGGTATGGAACAGGGCGTATTCCGATCCGATCTCGAGGTGCGGATTACGCGAAAAATGATTTTTGGAACGCTGGACGAAGTGACGACATCTTGGGTGATGAAACAGTGCAAGTACGACCTTGTCTCTTATGTTGATTCCATTCATAACCTCTTCCTGCTTGGTATGAAGGGAAAAGAATGA
- a CDS encoding ABC transporter ATP-binding protein has protein sequence MLLELANVGKSFGGITALRDVSFSVGEGEIVGLIGPNGAGKTTIFNMATGIFEPTTGTFSFAGQKLNGIAPNKITEMGIARTFQNIRLFGHMSALDNVKVGCHSRMKAGFWASLLKTPGQRAEEKAVTKKAEELLEFVGLSDIADVRSDTLAYGQQRRLEIARALATEPKLLLLDEPAAGMIETETKALMELVKKIRDDGTTVLLVEHDMGLVMNLCEKVVCINFGVKIADGTPAEVQNNPDVIEAYLGKEDE, from the coding sequence ATGTTGCTGGAACTTGCGAACGTAGGAAAAAGCTTTGGCGGCATCACCGCTCTTCGTGACGTTTCTTTTTCCGTCGGAGAGGGCGAAATTGTCGGCTTGATTGGACCGAATGGTGCGGGGAAAACGACCATTTTCAATATGGCAACGGGTATATTCGAACCAACGACGGGTACTTTTTCTTTTGCCGGACAAAAGCTAAATGGAATAGCGCCGAACAAAATTACCGAAATGGGGATTGCGAGGACGTTCCAAAATATTCGCCTCTTCGGTCACATGAGTGCGCTGGACAACGTGAAGGTAGGCTGCCACTCGCGCATGAAGGCAGGCTTCTGGGCATCCCTTTTGAAAACACCCGGACAACGTGCGGAAGAAAAGGCGGTTACCAAAAAAGCAGAGGAGCTTCTCGAATTCGTAGGCTTGTCTGACATTGCAGATGTGCGCTCGGATACTTTGGCCTACGGTCAACAACGGCGCCTGGAGATTGCACGGGCACTGGCTACTGAGCCAAAGCTTTTACTTTTGGACGAGCCTGCTGCCGGAATGATCGAGACTGAGACAAAAGCGCTCATGGAGCTGGTCAAAAAAATTCGCGATGACGGGACGACGGTCCTGTTGGTCGAACATGATATGGGATTGGTCATGAACCTGTGTGAAAAGGTCGTATGTATCAACTTTGGGGTCAAAATTGCTGACGGCACCCCGGCAGAGGTACAAAACAATCCAGATGTGATTGAAGCCTACCTCGGCAAGGAGGATGAATAA
- a CDS encoding electron transfer flavoprotein subunit alpha/FixB family protein produces MKKVLVLAEVRDGQLRNVSLEALTAAQALAEGGEIVAGVFGANAATHAVTLGHHGASTVYTADHTALAQYTPDAYVQALAQLIELASPDAVVLGHTAIGRDIAPRVAARLGYGLVSDVTSVEAGPVFVRPIYAGKATQSRKFVDGTTFITIRPNNIAIGAADPSKTAVVVPVELDIKDLRTIVKDVVRKTSGKVDLSEAKVVISGGRGVKSAEGFQPLYDLAEVLGAAVGASRGACDADYCDYSMQIGQTGKVVTPDLYIACGISGAIQHLAGMSSSKVIVAINKDPEAPIFQVADYGIVGDLFEVLPLLTAEFKKVLV; encoded by the coding sequence ATGAAAAAAGTACTTGTATTGGCAGAAGTACGTGACGGACAACTTCGCAACGTGTCGCTGGAAGCATTGACTGCAGCACAAGCATTGGCTGAGGGCGGCGAAATCGTAGCAGGTGTATTCGGAGCAAATGCAGCAACGCATGCAGTGACATTGGGTCATCACGGTGCGAGCACGGTATATACGGCTGATCATACAGCGTTGGCACAGTACACGCCAGATGCGTATGTGCAGGCACTCGCGCAGTTGATTGAACTGGCTTCTCCAGACGCAGTTGTTTTGGGTCACACCGCGATCGGTCGTGATATCGCACCTCGCGTAGCAGCGAGACTCGGTTATGGTCTGGTTTCGGACGTAACAAGTGTAGAAGCGGGCCCTGTCTTCGTTCGCCCGATCTATGCAGGAAAAGCGACGCAATCACGCAAATTCGTTGATGGAACAACATTTATTACGATTCGTCCAAACAACATTGCCATCGGCGCTGCTGACCCTTCGAAAACGGCAGTGGTGGTACCAGTTGAATTGGATATCAAGGATTTGCGCACGATCGTAAAAGATGTTGTAAGAAAAACAAGCGGCAAAGTAGATCTTTCCGAAGCAAAAGTCGTGATTTCCGGTGGACGCGGAGTGAAGAGTGCAGAAGGCTTCCAGCCGTTGTACGATCTGGCGGAAGTACTCGGTGCAGCTGTTGGTGCATCTCGTGGCGCTTGCGACGCAGACTATTGCGATTACTCCATGCAGATCGGACAGACAGGCAAGGTTGTTACACCTGATCTGTATATCGCATGCGGGATTTCGGGAGCGATTCAGCACTTAGCTGGTATGTCCAGCTCGAAAGTCATTGTTGCCATCAACAAAGATCCAGAAGCGCCAATCTTCCAAGTGGCTGATTACGGTATCGTAGGTGACTTGTTCGAAGTGCTGCCATTGCTGACGGCAGAGTTTAAAAAAGTATTGGTGTAA
- a CDS encoding branched-chain amino acid ABC transporter permease encodes MFWQQLVNGLTVGSTYSLIALGYTLIFGVLGIINMAHGQIFIFGSLVGLVLMTSLNMPLGVALIVAIVISAILGLVLEYTALRPLRKKNVPHLASLISTIGFAILMEEAMHKFFGADSRAFPQSFGDTTFDLGLIQIRSVDLVILGISVLLMFVLHFWIQKTKMGKAIRATAENTDTANLLGINTNMVIVVTVMLASALGGVAGILIGMAYSALIPTMGMTLGFKGLAVLILGGVGSIPGAMVCGVLLGIIEVFTVAYGDSSYRDAVAFGLIILILLLKPEGLFGRKA; translated from the coding sequence TTGTTTTGGCAGCAATTAGTCAACGGTTTGACAGTTGGTAGCACTTATTCATTGATTGCATTGGGCTATACGCTCATTTTTGGTGTCTTGGGAATCATTAATATGGCACACGGCCAAATTTTTATTTTTGGATCACTGGTTGGCTTGGTATTGATGACCAGCCTGAATATGCCTTTAGGGGTAGCGCTGATCGTGGCGATCGTGATATCGGCCATTTTGGGTCTCGTGCTGGAGTATACAGCGCTTCGCCCCCTTCGTAAAAAAAATGTACCCCATCTGGCATCCTTGATCAGTACGATCGGATTTGCCATTTTGATGGAGGAAGCCATGCACAAGTTTTTCGGTGCTGACTCCCGTGCGTTCCCACAATCCTTTGGGGATACCACTTTTGACTTGGGGCTCATTCAAATTCGCAGCGTCGATCTCGTTATTTTGGGGATTTCTGTGTTGCTGATGTTTGTCCTGCATTTCTGGATTCAAAAAACGAAAATGGGAAAAGCGATTCGCGCGACGGCTGAAAATACGGATACTGCAAATCTTTTGGGGATTAACACGAACATGGTCATTGTCGTGACCGTTATGCTTGCTTCGGCACTGGGAGGCGTCGCCGGAATATTGATCGGGATGGCGTACTCTGCTCTCATTCCGACGATGGGGATGACGCTTGGCTTCAAAGGTTTGGCTGTTTTGATATTAGGCGGAGTAGGCAGCATTCCTGGAGCCATGGTGTGTGGCGTATTGCTCGGGATTATCGAGGTGTTTACTGTCGCGTACGGAGACTCGTCGTATCGGGATGCGGTTGCTTTTGGCTTGATCATTCTCATTTTGCTCTTGAAGCCGGAAGGACTATTTGGACGCAAAGCGTAA
- a CDS encoding ABC transporter substrate-binding protein, protein MKGFHLMRSLAAISLGAVLMVGCSSGGNTSAPAAGEGGSGQAASADGQEVQAKIGVVGFLSGSGAAYGEAQKAGLELALGELNEANKGKLKIELKFEDSAGEKEGAINAVNKLINQDNVVAIIGPTLSGEMFAAGPVANEAETPIFGISNTSEGINDIGEYVFRNSLPESIAIPTAMKAAVEKNRLKKVALIHASNDDFSVNGYKVMKATAEKLGLEITSEATFANGDVDFSAQLTKLKQTNPDALLVSALYKEGSMVVKKARELGFTGTILGGNGFNNPKVFEIAGPAAEGLIVATPFSPEKKDDKVQAFVKAFEAKYNKKPDQFAAQAYDSLYIMSQSLLAAGKADREELRGQLAQLKDFTGVSGKLSFDEKRNPIGDAVVVVAKEGKFVPFE, encoded by the coding sequence ATGAAGGGATTTCATTTGATGCGCTCGCTGGCGGCGATCTCGCTAGGGGCGGTATTGATGGTCGGATGTTCGAGCGGAGGAAATACAAGTGCTCCTGCAGCAGGAGAAGGTGGCTCTGGACAAGCAGCTAGCGCCGATGGACAAGAGGTTCAAGCAAAAATCGGTGTCGTTGGTTTCCTCTCAGGATCTGGCGCAGCCTATGGAGAAGCACAAAAAGCAGGATTGGAGCTGGCGTTGGGTGAGCTGAATGAAGCGAACAAAGGCAAGCTCAAGATCGAATTGAAGTTTGAAGACTCCGCCGGAGAAAAAGAAGGCGCGATTAATGCGGTAAATAAACTGATTAATCAGGATAATGTCGTGGCGATCATCGGACCGACACTTTCCGGTGAAATGTTTGCAGCGGGACCTGTTGCAAACGAGGCGGAAACCCCGATTTTTGGTATCTCCAACACTTCAGAAGGAATCAATGATATCGGGGAGTACGTGTTCCGCAATTCTTTGCCTGAATCCATTGCGATCCCGACAGCTATGAAAGCAGCCGTTGAGAAAAATCGATTGAAAAAAGTAGCACTCATCCATGCTTCCAACGATGACTTCTCCGTGAATGGCTACAAGGTCATGAAAGCAACGGCTGAGAAGCTAGGCTTGGAGATTACCAGTGAAGCGACTTTCGCAAATGGAGATGTGGACTTTTCGGCACAATTGACCAAGCTGAAGCAAACAAACCCAGATGCTTTGCTAGTGTCCGCTTTGTACAAAGAAGGCTCTATGGTTGTGAAAAAAGCACGTGAGCTGGGCTTTACAGGGACAATTCTTGGTGGAAATGGTTTTAATAATCCGAAAGTTTTTGAAATTGCAGGTCCAGCTGCTGAAGGCTTAATCGTTGCCACACCATTCAGCCCTGAAAAGAAAGATGATAAAGTACAAGCCTTCGTAAAAGCATTCGAAGCCAAATATAACAAAAAGCCTGACCAGTTCGCTGCCCAAGCATATGACTCGCTGTATATCATGTCGCAGTCACTGCTTGCCGCAGGAAAAGCAGATCGCGAAGAGTTGCGTGGACAATTGGCTCAGCTGAAAGACTTCACGGGTGTATCCGGCAAACTGTCTTTTGACGAGAAACGCAATCCGATTGGTGATGCGGTTGTCGTTGTCGCAAAAGAAGGCAAATTCGTCCCGTTTGAATAG